A single region of the Ochotona princeps isolate mOchPri1 chromosome 10, mOchPri1.hap1, whole genome shotgun sequence genome encodes:
- the LOC101524528 gene encoding large ribosomal subunit protein eL43-like, which translates to MAKRTKKVGIVGKYGTRYGASLWKMVKKIEISQHAKYTCSFCGKTKMKRRAVGIWHCGSCMKTVAGGAWTYNTTSAVTVKSAIRRLKELKDQ; encoded by the coding sequence ATGGCTAAACGCACCAAGAAGGTCGGGATCGTGGGTAAATATGGGACCCGCTACGGCGCCTCCCTCTGGAAGATGGTGAAGAAGATTGAAATTAGCCAGCACGCCAAGTATACCTGCTCCTTTTGTggcaaaacaaagatgaagaggCGCGCAGTGGGCATCTGGCACTGTGGCTCCTGCATGAAGACGGTGGCAGGGGGCGCCTGGACCTACAACACCACTTCCGCAGTCACAGTCAAGTCTGCCATCAGAAGACTGAAGGAACTGAAAGACCAGTAG